The genomic window TCTCATTGCCTTGTACCTAGCTGTCTTCCCTCCATGTCTACTCACATTGTCATCTCTCTACTCACATCTCTGTGTCCAAATATCCCCTTTTTGTACTGACTTCCAATAAGGCCAGCattaataacctcattttaacttgattgccTTTGAAATAATCCCATCTCAAAATCAAtgccacatttttatttcagtgtaGAAGTTTGTGGAAGAGGCAATTGAACCTATTATAGTGGCAGAGGCAAGTGGCAGGTCTATATGTATATCATTATATCattacacatgtgtgtgtatatgtacatatatgtgtatatataaaatagcacATCTATCTTTATGAAAGCCTGAAATcgaaaatcatattttaaaatttacatggcCACATTATTACTTGTGGAAACTTCTGAGTAGGAGGCTGAGTTTTGGAGGAACTTTGTAAAGAAAGCAATgcaatttctatgtatttttagaatttcttgCAACAAAAATACATGCACTATTTACTTTTAAGTCAAATATTGAAATGAccctaagaaaaggaagaggagcaCTCCAGTAGTCACATTAACAGTAACCTGATGGAAGAGAAAAAACTCCCTGACAGTTAAATGGCTTAACACGAGTTTATTTTTGTGCACATAGATTCTGATTTAAGTTGGCAgggtgttatgggctgaattgcgCCCCTCTTGCCGAGTTCATATATCCAAGTCTCAACCCCCAGTACTGCAGAATgtcactgtatttggagacagaaccTTTGAAGAGGCAgctaaggtaaaatgaggtctgATGATTAGGATCatattcaatatgactggtgttctcaTAAAAGAGCAGATTaagatacagacacacagaccaaagAACATCCATGTAAGAATTCAGTGAGAAAGTGGTCATCAGCCAGGCCCGGGGAGGCCACGGAAGAAATCAAACTGGCCCACCTCTTGATCTTAGATATTTAGCCTccagaaatgggagaaaatacaattctattgtttaagtcacccagtctgtggtattctgttatggcataATAAACTAATCCACAGCGGGCCCTCACTTTCCCCTCAGCCAAGAATCCAAGCTGCTTTCACCTTGCCCCTCCACATCACAACAGATGTTAAGTGCTGAACAGAAACGAAAGCATGGGAATGATGCACTGGCTTCTGTCTAACTATAAATGAACCAGCCAGGAAGGCGAGCTAGACAAGATGGAGATGGGCACTTGTAGTCTCTCCCATATGTTATTACGGTGCTCAATGAAAAGCAACTATTATACTTGAGGACAGTAATTCTCTTCATGTCTTGGAAATGTTTCTGGGAATGTCCGCATAGCCTTGAAATCTTCCAAATTTTTCTTGCCCTACGAGGTGACTGGTGGTTTCAAATTCAGGATTACATCCAGTTTTAAAACAATTCTGTAAGTCTTCGCAGGCAGGGTCAACCTTAGTCCGTCAATATCACTTGGCACTGTCCTTTTAATAACCTATATAATTTCTTTAGGCTGAGAATTCTCTCATATTTTTGGTGTATGAAAAATAACCTACCCTGTGAGCTTCTGCTACCCTCAATATGACAGAACATTCCTGAACAGCTATACGTGTgcctgtggctcactgcaagccacCATTTTCCTGTGGGGCAGGGACGCAGTCAAGAGACAGTGGAAGGATgtttaattattgtttatttctcaTCAGAGATGGCATGTCCCCCAAAGTACCCTTGTCACCTCCTAGGCAGTCTTCAAGATTTTGTTAccgttttgtttttttaggaatTCACCTTCCTGTAGATCATTTAGAAAGCAATGTCTATAGCCTTTCCTCACCTACAAAGTTTATGAAGGAAAGATTGGCATTTGATCATCTACACAAACTTATTCATCTCTGTTTGTGTTCAGTGCCCTGTTTCAAATAATGCATCTCATTAAAATCATACTACAAGTATCAAATATTAGGAAATTTCAAATAGGCTATATCTGACCTTAGGATTATATCCCTAAACCCCATATGTTATGTGACAAATCAGATTTTACTCTGTGGCCTATTTGGAAATATGTTAAGAGTGTGTTGAAGATGCCCAGCATAGGTAGGGAAATGTCACTATCCAAAGTGGATATTCACATCGAGGGCCGTTGTCACAGAGGAGCCAGTGGGAGGGATGGATCAGTTAGGGAACTTCTCCAGGGACAAACAGTGGTCTATGTCAGGGGAAGAGCGGATGTCTCTGGGCTCTTGCACTGAGGGCTGGGCACAGGCTTCGGAGTGTGAGACCACAGTGAGAAGTTACTCAGCAGGCCAGGTTCCAGAGTTGCACAAGAGAGTGCCCAGGGGGGATCAAATGGAGGGTGCTGTTAGGTGGGAAAGCCCTGGGGCTGGACAAAAGTACTGGCACCCAGACGGAGTCAGCTCTCAAGAAACCTAGGGCTCATAACAGGAAGAATTTAGGTAAAGAAAGCCCAAAACGATCCCTGAAAGCTATTGATTCTCATTGTCACCTTTCTTCTCTAGGCCTATCTAAATACTTTATCACAGGTTTCTTCTTTATGTTACCTGAAAGACATTAGGAAGTGTGAAGAGAAGTGACTTAACAGGAAGAAGGCTATGCTCAGGCTAAGAGGAGTGGGGACAGTGTGGGTCTAGATGAATTCACAACTCAAGTCCCAGCCCAGTCACTTTTGAATCATGTGATCATCATGTGATCTTGGGGAATTTGTCATGAGCTATAAACCTCAGCTtcttcgtctgtaaaatgggtttgATAATCCCTGTTCTGTAGAATTGCTGGAATGTATGTACGGTGAGCAAAACACCTGGCACACAGCTTGGCATACCTTGGAATTTTAATAAATGGCAGTTGTCATCAATATGATTATAACCCCAAAGTCTACTACTGTCTTTTGAGAAAAATTCAGCTCTTGTTTTCGTTATCCAAAATGTCTCATTGAACATCCAGCTGAATATGTCAAGGAATATGAACTGAACCAAAAGTTTGGCTTCATAAATATACCTCAggacattttctttctaaaaggaTATATTGTATCATTCAAGAAAGGAGAGGCTTCCACAACTGAATGCAACTCAAAGATTGTAGATTTTAAGTTAAGGACCAACTCCTTTTCACCTTCCCCACTGACCATCCATCCAAACCACTAGTTTTATTTAAGCTCCATGAGAAACCTAGACCTTGCTTAGACTTGTGCACATTACATTCAAAAGAACCCAACTGAAAGTCCTGTCAATGGAATGGGCTTGGGCTCTCCCAGGCCTGGCAAATGAGTGCCAGCCCAGAGGCTTCTGAGCACCACATCAAGGAATTATCACCACATTTCTCAGGAAAACTTGCAGATGATGGGTATCAATCACCTAGTCCTTGCACTGTGTTGAAGCTCACCAGTTACAAAGCCACAGAACACCTTCCATTACTTCCCCATGTGGAGACTTCTCTCCGCTTCATCCTCCACCCAGAGGGAACTGCTCAAGTGGTTTTCCTTTCCAGGCTTTTCTCTCACCTTCTGAGTCTGGGCCCTGCCACCACCCAGCTTCATAACAACCAGCTCCCACAGAAGCACCTGCAGTTGCCCAAAGCCCAAAACTGCCTTAGCTCAGGGCGTTTTTAATCAAAGGCTCCATCTGGAGTCTCACCTCCCCACTCCTTTTTAAACTTATTCTTTAGATTGTAGAGAAAATCTTAGCACATTCCTGATACGGCTTCTGGACCTACACTCTACCGTCTTAGGGTTAGGGATGAGTCTTCCTTTTAATACTAACAGTAATTTCTATGAGCAAATGCTGATATAATGTTCATCAAATAAATGAGTCACTGacacttttatttattacaatttaCTTTCTGCTACTTTCTTACATTAGCCAAGCAAACCAGGTATGTATCTTTAGTTTTCAAGAACAACAGACTAAAGGACCTGAGGAAATGCAAATATTAACAATCCTTTACTTTGTTCCACTATTGAACTGCAGAGTTCCTTCACAGTTTCAAGAAAATTCCTACAGTAATACCATTAACCTGTGACACATCACAAAATGAGGCAGAAGGTTTTCCCAATGTGGTGTGTTtgggtgtgtttttgtttttacaaaatatcAAACTGTTACTCTTAAACCAGATAGACAGCAATACATGTGGAACTAATGTTCATAAACCAGGATTCTGAAGCTATTTAAACCTGTTATTAAtaggaaaagcatttgaaaaataccCAAAAGTAAAACAGGTGAACCCCTTAACTACCCATATGGAACAGAAATGCAAATAGCACTGTGTTCTCTCCAGCCTCAACCGGGCCCTCCACCACGTAGAAACTCGACTGCCCTCTTCAAACTCAGAGGGAAGAATCTGCCCTAGACTTCACTCAGAAGAGAAGCTGGGAGACACGACACTGGGGCTTGCACTTTCTGTGGCAGTCGAATCATCTGTGGTGTCAATTATGGCCTGGGCTCTCTCTTCCACATCTTTCAAAGCATCCTTGTATGAGGATGGAAAGGTAATAGGGACGATACTGTTTAGCATGGCCAAAAACTCTACTACTTTCCTCTTAATGATTTCTGAATGAGCTCTTGGACCCCACAGGAATTCGTGACGTGGAGGAGAAGTGTTGGGCACCTCCCGGTACTCTAGGTAATCTTCCTGCACCCAAACTTTAGTGAGGAGCTCCCTGGGCTCCCCAAAGACAAAGTGCTCCCTCCCAGCACGCACCCCCATTCCACTCAGCACATCCCAGATGACCTCCTCAGAGGTACAGGTGCCCTTTATGAAGATGATACTCAGAATAAGAATCAGGAGGCGGTTGTGGGGCATGCCCTGCTCATCACTCCGACTCCCCTCAGAGGTGAGGTCTAATGTGTTTACAAAGACATAGGAGTCGTCAGGGTCCACTTCTCTCAGGGAAATGCCAAAAAGAATCTCTATGAACTCACGGGCTTTCCTGAAGATCACAGGAAAGTAGCCCGTGTACCTGCTGATGACATTTGTCAGCATCTCTGCCTTTGTGATAGGCTGCTTCGCTTGATATTTGAGGAGAAGAAACCGTGCCAACTCGTCCACCTTTTCATCCAGTGTATAAGTGAACAAGGGCTCGCCCTCTATCAAGGACTCGCTGTCTGTCAAGGAATCACTCTCTAGCAAAGTGTCTGAGGTACTTGTATCTTCATCTACTGGGCTGCTGGACTCTTCACTGAATGGGCTCAAtgaagtggaggaggaggaggaggagctcacAGGACTCTGGAGAGAACTCTGAGAACTCTCAGGGGAACTCTGGGAAAGACTCGATGaagtggaggaggggaaggagctCACAGGAGAACTCTGGGAAAGACTCGATGAAGTGGAGGAGGGGAAGGCGCTCACAGGAGAACTCTGGGAAAGACTCGATGAagtggaggagaggaaggagctcACAGGACTCTGGAGAGGAGACTGGGCAGACCCCTCAGGAGGACTCTGAGGACTCTCATGGGAACTTTGGAGAAGACTCGCTAAAGTGTAGGAGAAGAAGGAGCTGACAGGTCTCTGGAGAGGAGACTGAGCAGGCCCCTCAGGAGAACTCTGAGGACTCTCAGGGAAACTCTGGGGAAGACTCAGTGAAGTGGAGGAGGAGCAGATACTCACAGGACTCTGGAGAGAAGACTGGAAGTCCTCCCCCTGAGGAGGACTCTGAGGAAAGTGGAGAGGAGACGTGGAGTCCTCCCACTCAGGAGGATTCTGAGGAATCTGGAGAGGAGACTGGGGATCTGCCCCGTCAGGAGGACACGGATGAATCTGGAGAGGAGACTGGGAGTGCGTCCCCTCAGGAGGGCTCTGAGGACTATGGAGAGGAGACTGGGCAGGCCTCTCAGGAGGACGCTGAGGAAAGTAGTGAGGAGACAGGGAGTCCTCCCACTCAGGAGGGCTCTGAGGAAAGTAGTGAGGAGACAGGGAGTCCTCACCCTGAGGACTCTGAGGAAAGTGGAGAGGAGACATGGAGTCCTCCCCCTCAGGAGGATTCTGAGGAAAGTAGTGAGGAGACAGGGAGACCTCCCCCTGAGGACTCTGAGGAAAGTAGTGAGGAGACAGGGAGTCCTCCCACTCAGGAGGGCTCTGAGGAAAGTAGTGAGGAGACAGGCAGTCCTCACCCTGAGGAGGACTGTGAGGAAAGTAGTGAGGAGACATGGAGTCCTCCCCCTCAAGAGGACTCTGAGGAAAGTAGTGAGGAGACAGGGAGTCCTCCCCGTCGGGAGGGCTCTGAGGAAAGTAGTGAGGAGACATGGAGTCCTCCCCCTGAGGAGGACTCTGAGGAAAGTAGTGAGGAGACAGGGAGTCTTCCCCGTCAGGAGGGCTCTGAGGAAAGTAGTGAGGAGACAGGGAGTCCTCCCATTCAGAAGGGCTCTGAGGAAAGTAGTGAGGAGACAGGGAGTCCTCCCACTCAGGAGAACTCTGAGGAAAGTAGTGAGGAGACAGGGAGTCCTCCCCATCGGGAGGGCTCTGAGGAAAGTAGTAAGGAGACAGGGAGTCCTCCCCCTGAGGAGGACTCTGAGGAAAGTAGTGAGGAGACATGGAGTCCTCCCCCTCAGGAGAACTCTGAGGAAAGTAGTGAGGAGACAGGGAGTCCTCCCCCTGAGGACTCTGAGGAAAGTAGTGAGGAGACATGGAGTCCTCCCCATCGGAACTCTGAGGAAAGTAGTGAGGAGATAGGGAGTCCTCCCCGTGGGGAGGACTCTGAGGAAAGTAGTGAGGAGACATGGAGTCCTCCCCCTCAGGAGAACTCTGAGGAAAGTAGTGAGGAGACAGGGAGTCCTCCCCCTGAGGACTCTGATAAAAGCAGTGAGACAGGGAGTCCTCCCCGTGAGGAGGGCTCTGAGGAAAGTAATGAGGAGACATGGAGTCCTCCCCATCAGAACTCTGAGGAAAGTAGTGAGGAGACAGGGAGTCCTCCCCGTGGGGAGGACTCAGAGGAAAGTAGTGAGGAGACATGGAGTCCTCCCCATCAGAACTCTGAGGAAAGTAGTGAGGAGACAGGGAGTCCTCCCCGTGGGGAGGACTCAGAGGAAAGTAGTGAGGAGACATGGAGTCCTCCCCATCAGAACTCTGAGGAAAGTAGTGAGGAGACAGGGAGTCCTCCCCGTGGGGAGGACTCAGAGGAAAGTAGTGAGGAGACAGGGAGTCCTCCCACTCAGGAGGACTCTGAGGAAAGTAGTGAGGAGACAGGGAGTCCTCCCCCTCAGGAGGGCTCTGAGGAAAGTAGTGAGGAGACATGGAGTCCTCCCCCTGAGGACTCTGATGAAAGCAGTGAGACAGCGAGTCCTCCCCGTGAGGAGGGCTCTGAGGAAAGTAGTGAGGAGACATGGAGTCCTCCCCATCAGGAGAACTCTGAGGAAAGCAGTGAGGAGACAGGAAGTCCTCCCCGTGGGGAGGACTCAGAGGAAAGTAGTGAGGAGACAGGGAGTCCTCCCACTCAGGAGAACTCTGAGGAAAGTAGTGAGACAGGGAGTCCTCCCACTCAGGAGAACTCTTAGGAAAGTAGTGAGGAGACAAGGAGTCCTCCCACTCAGGAGGACTCTGAGGAAAGTAGTGAGGAGACAGGGAGTCCTCCCACTCAGGAAGACTCTCAGCAATCTGGAGTGGAGAATGGGTGTTCTCCCCCTCAGGAGGGCTCTGAGGAATCTGGAGAGGAGACTGGGGAAAACCCTCAAAAGTACTTTGAGTACTCTCAGGGGAACTCTGGAAAAGACTCAATAaagtggaggagaaggaggagctcACAGGAATCTGGAGAGGAGACTGGGGAAAACCCTCAAAAGTACTCTGAGTTCTCTCAGGGGAACTCTGGAAAATACTCAAtaaagtggaggaggaggaggagctcacAGGAATCTGGAGAGGAGACTGGGGAAAACCCTCAAAAGTACTCTGAGTACTCTCAGGAGAACTCTGGAAAATACTCAAAAAAGTAGAGGAGAAGGAGGTCACAGGCATCTGGAGAGGAGACTGGGCAAAACCCTCAAAAGTACTCTGAGTTCTCTCAGGAGAACTCTGGAAAAGACTCAATaaagtggaggaggaagaggagctcaCAGGAATCTGGAGAGGAGACTGGGGAAAACCCTCAAAAGTACTCTGAGTTCTCTCAGGGGAACTCTGGAAAATACTCAAtaaagtggaggaggaggggctcaCAGGAATCTGGAGAGGAGACTGGGGAAAACCCTCAAAAGTACTCTGAGTTCTCTCAGGGGAACTCTGGAAAAGACTCAATaaagtggaggaggaagaggagctcaCAGGAATCTGGAGAGGAGACTGGGGAAAACCCTCAAAAGTACTTTGAGTACTCTCAGGAGAACTCTGGACAATACTCAAAAAAgtagaggagaaggaggaggtcaCAGGCATCGGGAGAGGAGACTGGGCAAAACCCTCAAAAGTACTCTGAGTTCTCTCAGGGGAACTCTGGAAAAGACTCAGtaaagtggaggaggaggggctcaCAGGAATCTGGAGAGGAGACTGGGGAAAACCCTCAAAAGTACTCTGAGTTGTCTCAGGGGAACTCTGGAAAATACTCAATAAAGTGAAAGAGAAGGAGGCGCTCACAGGAATCTGGAGAGGAGACTGGGGAAAACCCTCAAAAGGACTTTGAGTACTCTCAGGGGAACTCTGGAAAATACTCAGTAAAGTGGAGGAGGAGGCGGCGCTCACAGGCAACTGGAGAGGAGACTGGGGAAAACCCTCAAAAGTACTCTGAGTTCTCTCAGGGGAACTCTGGAAAATACTCAAtaaagtggaggaggaggaggagctcacAGGAATCTGGAGAGGAGACTGGGGAAAACCCTCAAAAGTACTCTGAGTTCTCTCAGGGGAACTCTGGAAAATACTCAAtaaagtggaggaggaggaggggctcaCAGGAATCTGGAGAGGAGACTGGGGAAAACCCTCAAAGGTACTCTGAGTTCTCTCAGGGGAACTCTGGAAAATACTCAATAaagtggaggagggggaggggctcACAGGAATCTGGAGAGGAGACTGGGGAAAACCCTCAAAAGTACTTTGAGTACTGTCAGGGGAACTCTGGAAAATAGTCAATAAAATGGAGGAGAAGAAGGTGCTTACAGGAATCTGGAGAGGAGATTGGGGAAAACCCTCAAAAGTACTTTGAGTACTGTCAGGGGAACTCTGGAAAACACTCAGTAAAGTGGAGGAGGAGGCGGTGCTCGCAGGAATCTGGAGGGGAGACTGGGGAAAACCCTCAAAAGTACTCTGAGTTCTCTCAGGGGAACTCTGGAAAACACTCAATAAAGTGGAGGAGGAGGCGGGGCTCATAGGAATCTGGAGAGGAGACTGGGGAAAACCCTCAAAAGTACTTTGAGTACTGTCAGGGGAACTCTGGAAAGTACTCAATAAAGTAGAGGAGAAGAAGGTGCTTACAGGAATCTGGAGAGGAGACTGGGGAAAACCCTCAAAAGGACTTTGAGTACTCTCAGGGGAACTCTGGAAAATACTCAATAAAGTGGAGGAGGAGGCGGTGCTCGCAGGATTCTGGAGGGGAGACTGGACATCCTCACCCTCAGGAGGGCTCTGAGAAATCTCTAGAGGAGACAGGGAGTCCTCCCCCTCAGGAGGACTTTGAGGATTCTGGAGAGGAGACTGGGTGTCGTCGCCCTCAGGAGAACTCTGAGGAATCTGGAGAGGAGACTGGGAGTCCTTCCCCTCAGGTCGTCTCTGGAGAGGATCCGGGGAGTCCTCCCCCTCAGGACAACTCTGAGGACTCTGGAGAGGAGACTGGGAGTCCTCCCCCTCAGGACTCTGAGGACTCTCAGCAGAACTCTGCAGAAGACTCGGCATCCCAGCAGCAGGCATCTCCTTGTCCCCTGGAGAACACAGAATCAGAGAAGAGGATGAGGATGAGAAAGaagaacaggaggaggaggaggggaataaaaagtggaaaaaggaagagaaaatggaggaaacttcctcctcttcctcatctggGGGATCCTCTGCATCTACCAACTCCAGTATGAAAATTGCCTTCTGGAAGCCTTGCTCAAAGCTGGGGCATGGAAGGTTTAGAAAGAGAGGCATGATGAATATTGTTCATGAGCAGCAGGTAAACGTGTGAACACGAATGGGTGTGATGGGATCCCACAGGactgagggagagagggacagtGCCAGTGGCCTCAGCTGAGAAACTCACCCATGATGGCTCTGACAAAGGCCGGCTTACAGCTCTTCTTCTCTTAAGGTGGTGCTCTAGGGCCTCACAGGTCGCCTGTCTTCCTAGGGGGCTTGTCTCCTGGGAACCTGTAGGAGGACGTGAGAAAGCACCTCAGGGCACAGCTGGCAGGCAGAGCCTGAGGCACCAGGAATGACAGTGGGTGGCTACAGGCCGGGTGCTGCCAGGTCTGCCCTGTTTCTGGGGGTAGGGCCCTTGGTACGCAGTCAGGCCATGCACTCACCTTGACTCCTGGAACTGCCTGGGCCTCCTCTGCTGTGGTACTTTTAGGATGTATGTGTCCCTCACACCCAGGTCTTCAACTCCTGCTTCCTGGAGCACCtgcaagaggaagggagggagcccCTCCAGCTAAGACGGCAGCTGGGGCTGGCCAGACTCCCGGAGTCCCACAATTCTGA from Nomascus leucogenys isolate Asia chromosome X, Asia_NLE_v1, whole genome shotgun sequence includes these protein-coding regions:
- the MAGEC1 gene encoding melanoma-associated antigen C1; its protein translation is MCFPGCAFPDVLSRRPSWESEGPEAFCDEDRLRSAEGRDLDLSGLQGDKEMPAAGMPSLLQSSAESPQSPEGEDSQSPLQSPQSCPEGEDSPDPLQRRPEGKDSQSPLQIPQSSPEGDDTQSPLQNPQSPPEGEDSLSPLEISQSPPEGEDVQSPLQNPASTASSSTLLSIFQSSPESTQSPFEGFPQSPLQIPIPASTASSSTLLSVFQSSPDSTQSTFEGFPQSPLQIPVSTFFSSILLTIFQSSPDSTQSTFEGFPQSPLQIPVSPSPSSTLLSIFQSSPERTQSTFEGFPQSPLQIPVSPSSSSTLLSIFQSSPERTQSTFEGFPQSPLQIPVSSSSSSTLLSIFQSSPERTQSTFEGFPQSPLQLPVSAASSSTLLSIFQSSPESTQSPFEGFPQSPLQIPVSASFSFTLLSIFQSSPETTQSTFEGFPQSPLQIPMPVTSFSSTFLSIFQSSPESTQSTFEGFPQSPLQIPVSSSSSSTLLSIFQSSPERTQSTFEGFPQSPLQIPVSSSFSSTLLSLFQSSPESTQSTFEGFPQSPLQIPQSPPEGENTHSPLQIAESLPEWEDSLSPHYFPQSPPEWEDSLSPHYFPKSSPDSDGEDSMSPHYFPQSPQGEDSLSPHYFPQSSPEGEDSMSPHYFPQSPPQGEDSLSPYYFPQSPPDGEDSLSPHYFPQSSPEWEDSLPPDGEDSLSPHYFPQSPPQGEDSMSPHYFPQSPPDGEDSLSPHYFPQSPLEGEDSMSPHYFPHSPPQGEDCLSPHYFPQSPPEWEDSLSPHYFPQSPQGEVSLSPHYFPQNPPEGEDSMSPLHFPQSPQGEDSLSPHYFPQSPPEWEDSLSPHYFPQRPPERPAQSPLHSPQSPPEGTHSQSPLQIHPCPPDGADPQSPLQIPQNPPEWEDSTSPLHFPQSPPQGEDFQSSLQSPVSICSSSTSLSLPQSFPESPQSSPEGPAQSPLQRPVSSFFSYTLASLLQSSHESPQSPPEGSAQSPLQSPVSSFLSSTSSSLSQSSPVSAFPSSTSSSLSQSSPVSSFPSSTSSSLSQSSPESSQSSLQSPVSSSSSSSTSLSPFSEESSSPVDEDTSTSDTLLESDSLTDSESLIEGEPLFTYTLDEKVDELARFLLLKYQAKQPITKAEMLTNVISRYTGYFPVIFRKAREFIEILFGISLREVDPDDSYVFVNTLDLTSEGSRSDEQGMPHNRLLILILSIIFIKGTCTSEEVIWDVLSGMGVRAGREHFVFGEPRELLTKVWVQEDYLEYREVPNTSPPRHEFLWGPRAHSEIIKRKVVEFLAMLNSIVPITFPSSYKDALKDVEERAQAIIDTTDDSTATESASPSVVSPSFSSE